TCGCTGGCCGAGCTCGAAGCGACGCTGAGCAAGCGTTGCTGCGAGCTCGGCGAGCAGACCGAAATCATCCGAAGTACCACCTGCTTCCGGTGGTGGCCCACGGACGCAAATGCGTCAACTGTATAGCCGGATTTGGTATAATTGCCGGCGTTGAACTTGCGAGCACGATCGTTTCCCATCGACTGCCATGGGAACCGGCCTTGCCGCGAAGAGGCGGCGGCCCGGCTTCCCCGGCACCTCGCAAGGAGCAGAGAGATGAAGAAGCTCGAGCTGGCCCCGGAGGATCTGCGCGTAGATTCGTTCCCCGTTCAGGATGCCCCGCCGGACGAGCAGGGGACGGTGGAAGCCTACGTGACCATGCTGCCGGCCACCTGCCCGGAGTGCGCGCCGACGCGCGGCAGTATCACCTGCGGCCTCACCTGCTGAGCCACACCTGGGGAATCCGCACGGCAGAATGCGGACGGCCCCGCACCTCACGATGGAGGTGCGGGGCCAACTGGCTTCGATTCCACGCCGATCGCGCGGATTCCGGTGCCGTGTGCTACGGACAGGTAACGGTGCAGCAGGCTATGGTATTGTTGGTCGCGGCGTCGTTCGCCTCCGCCAGGACCCGCTGCTCGGCCTGCGTGAGAAACGTGTTCACATGGAGCGTGTCGAGGTCCAGCGTGAGCTTCTTCATGCTTTCCTCTGATGTCGAAGTGGATTTTCCCGCCGCGAGGTTGCGGCGAGCGACCGGAGGGAAGGATAGCTCGCAAGCGCACAAATGTCAACATATCGTCGCATAACGTGCTATCATAGATCCATCCAAGCCTATGCGTTTTGGAGATGGCCGCGAAACGTACGAGAGAAGGATGAAACCGGCCCCGCACCTCACTTGGAGATGCGGGGCCGGTCGTCTTCGCTGCGCCGAGCGTCAGCGGCTCACGCGGCGGTGGCGTGCTCGCTGAGGACGGTGACCTGGTTGTCGACCACCTGCAGGAACCCGCCGGACACCTTGTAGCTCTTCTGCTCGCGGCCGTGGTCGATGCGCAGCGTGCCGGTGCCCAGCAGCGCCATCAGCGGCGCGTGGCCGCGCAGGATGCCGAGCGAGCCGGTGACCGCGGGCGCCACCACCTGGTCGGCGTCGCCCTCGTAGATGGTGGCCTCGGGGGTGATCACCGACACGTGCAGCGCGCCCGCGCCTTCGGCGCCGGATGCGGGGGCGGCCATCTCAGGCCCCCGCCTCGAGCCGCCGCGCCTTCTCCTCGGCGCCCTCGATCCCGCCCACCATGTAGAACGCCTGCTCCGGCAGGTGGTCGAACTCGCCCGCCACCACCCGCTCGAACGAGGCGATGGTGTCCTCCAGCTTCACGTACTCGCCCGGCGTGCCGGTGAACTGCTCGGCCACGTGGAAGGGCTGCGACAGGAAGCGCTGGATGCGGCGCGCCCGGCCCACGATCACCTTGTCCTCCTCGGTCAGCTCGTCCATGCCGAGGATGGCGATGATGTCCTGCAGCTCCTTGTAGCGCTGCAGGATGCGCTGCACCGAGGTGGCCACGTTGTAGTGCCGCTGCCCGATGTACTGCGGGTCGAGGATGCGGCTGGTGGAGTCGAGCGGGTCCACCGCGGGGTAGATGCCCAGCTCCGAGATGGCGCGCGAGAGCACCGTCGTCGCGTCCAGGTGCGCGAACGCCGTCGCCGGCGCCGGGTCGGTCAGGTCGTCGGCGGGGACGTAGATGGCCTGCACCGAGGTGATCGATCCCTCGCGCGTCGACGTGATGCGCTCCTGCAGCTGCCCCATCTCCGTGGCCAGCGTGGGCTGGTAGCCCACGGCCGAAGGCATGCGGCCCAGCAGCGCCGACACCTCGGACCCCGCCTGGGTGAAGCGGAAGATGTTGTCGACGAAGAAGAGCACGTCCTGCTTCTCCACGTCGCGGAAGTACTCGGCCACGGTGAGGCCGGTGAGGCCCACGCGCAGGCGCGCCCCCGGCGGCTCGTTCATCTGCCCGTAGACGAGGGCCACGGCCGACTCGGCCAGGTTCTCGTCCTTGATGAGGTTCCCCTCCTTGAACTCCAGCCAGAGGTCGGTGCCCTCGCGGGTGCGCTCGCCCACGCCGGCGAACACCGAGCGCCCGCCGTGCCCCTTGGCGATGTTGTTGATCAGCTCCATGATGACGACCGTCTTCCCCACCCCGGCGCCGCCGAACAGGCCGATCTTGCCGCCCTTCACGTACGGGGTGAGCAGGTCGAGCACCTTGATGCCGGTTTCCAGCACCTCGGTCTTGGGCTCCAGGTCCACGAAGCGCGGGGCCGGGCGGTGAATGGGCCAGCGCTCGGCGTCGGTGGGGATGTCGCCGCGCTCGTCGACGGGGTCGCCCAGCACGTTCAGGATGCGGCCCAGCGCGTTCACGCCCACGGGCACGGTGATGGAGCTGCCGGTGTCGAGCACCTCCATCCCGCGCACCACGCCATCGGTGCTGGACATGGCCACCGCGCGCACCTGGTTGCGCCCGATGTGCTGCTGCACCTCGAGCGTCACGTCCACCGCGTCGCGGCCGTCCTGGGCGGGCTGGCGGATGACCAGCGCGTTGTAGATGTCGGGAAGGGTCTCGAACTCGGCGTCGATCACCGGTCCGATCACCTGGACCACCTTGCCGGTGTTGGTGCCGGCCGGCGCGACGGTCGCGGTCTCGGGGGCAGTGGCTGCCATCTATCGTCTCCTTGGTCGTTTGGCCGTCTTGTTTATTCCAGCGCCGCGGCGCCGCCCACGATCTCGGCGATCTCCTGCGTGATGGCCGCCTGGCGGACGCGGTTGTAGGTCCGCGTGAGCGCCTCGAGCATCTCGCCGGCGTTGTCGGTCGCGTTCTTCATCGCCGTGCGCTGCGCGCCGTAGAAGCCCGCGGTGGTCTCCACCAGCGCGCGGTACACGCTGTTGCGCACGTACAGCGGCAGCACCTGCCCCAGGATCTCGTCGGCTCCGGGCTCCAGGATGTAGTCCACCGTGCGCCCCTCGTCGCCGCCCTCGGGCGTCTGCACGGGCAGCACCTGCAGCGTGGTCGGCGGGGTGGAGAGCGCCGACTTGAACTGGGCGTAGATCACGTACACCGCGTCGAGCTCGCCGGCGATGAAGCGCTCCATCAGCCCGTTCACCAGCCGCTCGGCGTCGGCCGAGCCCGGCCGGTCGCCCACGTCGCTGACGGCGGTGCCCAGCTGCTCGCCCATGAAGCGGAAGAAGGAGATCCCCTTCTTCCCCGCCACGTGCAGCTCGGCTTCCACGCCGCGGCCGCGCAGGTCGCGCAGCAGGTCGCGCGCCTGGCGGATCAGGTTGGCGTTGAAGGCGCCGGCCAGCCCGCGGTTGCCGGTCAGCAGCAGCACCGCCGCGCGCTTCGTCTCCTCCGGCTGGCGGAGGACGGGGTAGCGCTGCGCCAGCTCGGGGTTGATCAGCCGGCGCACCACGTCGGCCAGGCGCTCGGCGTACGGGCGGGCGGCGGCCACGCGGTCCTGCGCGCGCTTGAGCTTGGACGTGGCCACCATCTCCATCGTCCGGGTGATCTTGCGCGTGTTCTGGACCGAGCGGATGCGGCCCTTCAGTTCTCTGGCTTTTGCCATCGTTCGCTATCGCTCAAGTGCCCAGTGCCCAGTTCCCAGTGCCCAGTGCGCCCGGAGTCAGTTCCTGGGCACTGGGCACTGGGCACTTGGCACTTGTCAGTAGCTCTGCCGCGCGCTGGCCGCGTTCGCCTCGGGGCGGGCGGCAAGCTGCAGCTGCTCCTCGCTCATCCGGCGGTCGTGGTCGGTCTCGTGCAGGATCGGGTTGTTCGCGTAGTCCTCGGTGCCCACCGGGCTCTTCGGGTCGGCGAACAGCTCGCCGTACATCCGGATCGCGTCCTTCAGCGCCCCTTCCGTCTCGCTCGTCAGGTCGCGCGCCTCGCGGATCGACGACAGGATCTCGGGGTGCTGCGTGCGCAGGTACACGTGGAAGTCGCGCTCCCACGCCTTGATCATCGGCACGTCGACCTCGTCGAGGTAGCCGTTGGTCAGCGCGTAGATGATCGCCACCTGGTGCTCCACCGGCATCGGCGCGTACTGCGGCTGCTTCAGCACCTCGACCGAGCGGGCGCCGCGCGCCAGCTGCCGCTGCGTCACCGCGTCGAGCTCCGAGCCGAAGGCGGCGAACGCCTCGAGCTCGCGGTACTGCGCCAGCTCGCCCTTGAGCTTGCCGGCCACCTTCTTCATCGCCTTGATCTGCGCCGAGCCGCCCACGCGGCTCACGCTGATGCCCACGTTTACCGCCGGGCGCACGCCCGAGTAGAACAGGTTCGACTCCAGGAAGATCTGGCCGTCGGTGATGGAGATCACGTTGGTCGGGATGTACGCCGACACGTCGCCGGCCTGCGTCTCGATGATCGGCAGCGCGGTCAGCGAGCCGCCACCCATCTCGTCCGACAGCTTGGCCGCGCGCTCGAGGAGGCGCGAGTGCAGGTAGAACACGTCGCCCGGATACGCCTCGCGCCCGGGCGGGCGGCGCAGCACCAGCGACATCTGGCGGTAGGCCACGGCCTGCTTCGACAGGTCGTCGTACACGCAGAGCGTCGCCTTCCCCTTCCCCTGCTCGTCCTTGGTGTACATGAAGTACTCGGCCAGCGCCGTCCCCGCGTAGGGGGCGATGTACTGCAGCGGCGCGGGGTCGGAGGCGCTGGCGGCGACCACGATGGTGTAGTCCATCGCGCCGGCCTCCTGCAGGCGGCTGACGACGCCCGCGATGGTCGAGTTCTTCTGGCCGATGGCGACGTACACGCAGACGACGCCCTGGCCCTTCTGGTTGATGATGGTGTCGATGGCGATGGCGGTCTTGCCGGTGCCGCGGTCGCCGATGATCAGCTCGCGCTGGCCGCGGCCGATGGGAATCAGGGCGTCGATGGCCTTGATCCCCGTCTGCATGGGCTCCTTCACCGGCTGCCGCAGCACGATGCCGGGCGCCACGATGTCCACCTGGCGGCGTCCGCCGCTGGGGGTGATGGCGCCCTTGCCGTCGACCGGCTCGCCCAGCGGGTTCACCACGCGCCCCAGGAACTCGGGGCCCACGGGGATGTCGAGCACGCGGCCGGTGCGGCGCACCTGGTCGCCCTCCTGGATCACCGTCCAGTCGCCCAGCACCACCGCGCCGATGTTGTCCTCTTCCAGGTTCAGCGCCAGCGCGGTGACCACCGCCCCGCCGTCGCTGGGAGTGATCTCCAGCATCTCGCTGGCCATCGTCCCGAGCAGGCCGTAGATGCGGGCGATGCCGTCCTTCACCTCCAGCACCTCGCCGATCTGCTCGGCGCCCAGGGCCTCGTCGTACCGCTCGATCTCGCCGAGCAGCACGTTCTTGATCTCGCTCGCGCGAAGCTGGGTGTCCGCCGCCATTCTTCTATTCCTTTTCCGGTCCGGCTCGCTCGCCGGAGTGGCCGCTGAAGTCCTGAGTCCTGAGTCCTGAGTCCTAAGTCCTAAGTCCTAAGTTGTTATCCTCAGCCCACTTGGGACTTAGGACTTGGGACTCAGGACTTCTTTTCCGTCCTACGCCGCTTCCCGCGGGAGCGCCACCGACATCAGGCGCCGCTTGAGCTGCGCGGCGCGGGTGCGGACGCTGCCGTCGAGGATGTCGTCGCCCACGCGCACCACGATGCCGCCGAGGATCTCGGGGTTCACCGTGAAGGTGGGGATCACCGTCTTCCCCAGGCGCGCGGTGAGCGTGCGGGTGATCTCCTCCCGCAGCGCGTCGTCGGGCGCGTGGCTCACCGTCACCTGCACGCGCACCCGGCCGGCCAGCTCGTCCGTGAGATCGCGGTACTTGGCCGCGATGTCGGGGAGGAGCGCCTGGCGCCGCTTGTCGACCACCACCATCACGAAGCGCAGGAAGAGCTCGGGCACACGCCCCTCGAGCGCGGCGCGCAGCGCCTGCTTGCGCTCGTCCGCGCCCACGCGTGGGGTGGAGAGGAACTCGCGCACGCGGCGGTCGGCCAGGGTGTCGGCCAGCAGTTCCATGGCGCGGCCGTACTCTTCCACGGTGGCCCGCCCGCCGTGGCGCCCGGCCAGCTCCAGCAGCGTCTGCGCGTAGTTGCGGGCGACGATCTCGGCGCGCACGGCTCAGACCCTCGCTGCGGCGGCGGGAGCCGGCGCGGCCACCGCGCCCAGGTACTCTTCCACCAGGCGGCGGTTGTCGGCCGTATCCAGGTTCTTGCGCACCAGGCGCTCGGCGGCGGCCATCGCCACGTCCACGGCGTCGCGGCGCACCTGCTCCAGCGTGCTGGCGCGCTCGGCGGCCAGCTCGGCCTGCGTGCGCGCGATCAGGTCGGCGCGCTCGCGCTGCGCCTGCTCCAGGATCTCGGCGCGCATGCGCTCGGCGGTGCTGCGGCTCTCGTTCAGCGCCTCCTGCACGCGGGCCCGGGTCTCGTCCACCAGGCGGCGGTGCTCGTCGGCCAGCGCGGCGGCCTCGGCGCGGTCGCGCTCGGCGCCCTCGGCCAGCTCGGCCAGGTGGCGCTCGCGGGCCTCCACGGCCTCCAGGATCTTCGGGAAGGCGAACTTGGCCAGGACCGCGAAGACGATCAGGAAGATGACGAGCGTCCAGATGCTGAGCCCCGGGTGGAGCGACAGCAGCCCGCCCTTCTCCTCCTGCGCCAGCAGGGGCGAGGCGGAGGCCGGGAGCAGCGCCACGGCGGCGTAGATCGAGCGATGCATCGGATCGATGTCGATTTTCGTTGGTTTACCTTCTCGTGCGGCCTCCGCGGGTACCGGCCCGCGGAGGCCCCCAGCCGGACCGAAGATCAGATCTTGGTCCAGATCAGCACCGCCACCACGATGGCGAACAGCGCCACGCCTTCCACGAACGCCGCAAGGATCAGCGCGGCCGTCTGGATGTTGCCGGCCAGCTCGGGCTGGCGCGCCATCCCCTCGGTGGCGCCGCGGCCGATCAGGCCGATGCCGATGCCGGCGCCGATCACGGCCACGCCGGCGCCGATGCCGGCGCCCAGCAGGCCGTTGTTGAGCGCGGTGTTGACGGTCTCCTGAAGCATCATGCTCCCAGTCTCCTGTCAGGTCCTGCATCCATGTGTCCGGGCCTCCGCTCCGCGGACCGCGTCCGCCCGGGCGCAAGCCGGCGCAAGCGCCGCACGCCCATCCCCGGGCGCCCATCTCCCGGGTACAGTACGACGGGGGTGGAGCCCTCCCCGCCGGCGGCGACGTTCATGGCCTCGCCGCGGGCCAACCAACCGATAGTGCCAAGTGCCCAGTGCCCAGTGCCCAGTGAACCGCGCCCCTACTGGGCACTTGGCACTGGGCACTGGGCACTTTCCATCAGTGCGAGTGCCTCGCCAGCCCGATGAACACGCTGGTCAGCATCGCGAAGATGTAGGCCTGCAGGAAGGCCACGAAGATCTCCAGGAACGAGATCGCCACGGCCATGATCACCGGCCCCGCCAGCACCACCCAGCTGCCGAACACGAAGATCAGGGAGATCAGCGCCAGCAGCACGATGTGCCCCGCCGTCATGTTCGCCATCAGGCGGATGCACAGCGCGAACGGGCGCGTGAACTTGCCCACCAGCTCGATGGGCATCAGCACGGTGGCCATCATGTGCCCCGATACCTTCCCCATCCCCTTGGGCACCACGTAGATCGTCCCCAGGTACTGCTTGGGCCCCGTGGCGATCAGCCCGCCGATCTCGGCCACCACGAAGGTGATGATGGCCAGCGCCGCGGTCACCGACACGCTGGCGGTGGCCGTCGAGCCCCAGGGGATGATCCCCAGCAGGTTGCAGAAGAGGATGAAGAAGAAGAGGGTGCAGACGAAGGGCGCGAACTTCTCGCCGCCGTGCCCGATGTTGGGCATCACCACCTCGTCGCGGATGAACAGCACCATCGCCTCGATGGCGTTGTGCCGCTTCCCCGCCGTCAGCCCGCGCTCGGCGCGCGACGCCAGCCGGGCGCCGCCCAGCAGGCAGACGATGGTGAGCAGCCCCGCGATCCCCATGAACATGACGTGCTTGGTCGGCGTCATGTCGATGGGCCCCAGCATGTACGTGCCCGCCGCGGGGAAGCAGAGCACCTTGCCGAAGGGGAGCTCCCACTCGCGCGAGTCCATGATGTGCTCGATGTAGTCGAGCTGCTCCTCGCCTCCCGCGGGGGCCGCGTGGCCCGCCCCGCACCCCTCGTGCTTCCCTTCCTCGCGGCCGTACCCCGCGGCCTCCACGCCGTGCTCGGCGCGGGCGCCCGCGTTGGTCTGCGCCACGACCTCCACCGGCGCCTGCGTGGCGGGGGCGGAGGCCTGCGCCGGACCCACCAGCGCGAGCAGGACTGCGGCTGTAGCGATCATCGATTCCTGTCGTTCCCTGCGCCGGGCGCCAGCAGCACCGGCTCGATCAACGTGGTTGCGAACAGCACCGTCACCATGCTCAGCAGCGCCGGCGCGGCCGGCACCTCCAGCAGCGGCACCAGGACCAGCGCCGCGATCACCACCAGCAGGAAGCGCGAGAGCATCCCCAGCCCGAAGGCCGCCAGGCGGTTGTTCGGCAGCGCGGCCACCGTCACCCCGAACACCAGCGCCTGCCAGACCGCCGCGAACGCCACGCCCAGCATCACCGCCCGCCGCTGCTCCGGCCCCACCATCGCCGAGGCGACGAGGAGCACCGCGGCCGAGATCACCGCCACCGCCGCCAGCAGGCGAAGCACCTTCCGCCCGGTCACGGCTCGTCCCGCTCGCGCGGCTGGATCACCAGCTTGCGGTAGATCCACAGCAGGCTCAGCCCGAAGCCGACGAATACTCCCAGGATCACCCCCCAGGGGCTCGTCCCCAGCCGCCCGTCGAGCCACACGCCCAGCAGCGTGAAGAGCACGATCCCCGCGGCGAAGGTCACGCCCAGCCCCGCGTACTGCGCCGCGTCGGGCGGGTTCGGCCGCTTGCCCCCGGGACCGCTGGAAATCTGCGCCATGACTGGCTTTTCTCGCTCTCCTCAGGCTTCTCGGGCCCAATATACCGGCTTGTGAAATTTTTCGCAAGCGTCTTGTGAAATTTTTCCCAAGCGCCGTTTCGCGTCGTTGCGGAGCTTGCTTGACGGGGTGCTCACGGCGTCTCTATCTTGCCGCACGGCGCCGCCCCAACTTCGCGGCGCGGCTTGTGTTTGCCGCCCCTGTCCGGCCGCCGCGCGCGGCGCGCTCCGCAGGCCCGTCCGCCGTTCATCCGCCCGATCCGATGCGCTCCGTGCTTGCCTTCGCCCTGGTCCTGCTCACGGCCTGTCCCGCGTCTCCCCGCGAGGCGCAGGCCCCCGCGCCCGACGGCGGCGGGAGCGGCGCGGGCGCGGGGCCGCTGGTCTCCTCGCTGCAGATCCAGCCCGGGGCCGACGCCGTCGTCTTCACCCTGGCCGTCACCAACGCCACGCGCGCGCCGGTGACGCTGGAGTTCACCAGCGGGCAGAGCTACGACTTCGTCGTGGGCGACGGCGGCCGCGAGGTGTGGCGCTGGAGCGCCGAGCGCATGTTCACCCAGGCGCTGCGCAGCGAGACCCTGGCGGCGGGGGAGACCCGCACCTGGCGCGAGGCCTGGCGCCCCGACCAATCGCTGCGCGGCCGCGAGCTGACGGCCACGGCGCGCCTCGTGTCGAGCAGCCATCCGCTGGCGCGCACGCAGTCGTTCCGGCTGCCATGAGAACCGCGCGCGCCGTCGCAGGAATCGTTCCCCGGTGACCATCACCCCGCCGGCCGCCGGAGCCGCGCCGCCAGCCGTTTCCGGCGATCTCCCGCTCCCCGCGCTGGACGACGTACAGGCGGCCGCCGGGCGCCTCCGCGGCGTGGTGCGCCGCACCCCGCTGCTGCGCTCCGACGCCCTCTCCGACCTCGCGGGGACCGACGTCTGGCTGAAGCTGGAGACGCTGCAGCGCACCGGCTCGTTCAAGGTGCGCGGCGCCTACAACTTCGTGGCCGCGCTCACGCCCGCGGAGCGCGCGCGGGGGCTGGCGACGGCGTCGGCGGGAAACCATGGCGCGGCCGTGGCGTTCGCGGCGCGTCTCCTCGGCGCGAAGGCGACCGTCTTCGTTCCCGACGACACGCCGGAGACCAAGCGGCGGCGGATCCTCCGCAGCGGCGCGGAGCTGCGCCTGATCCGCGGCAGCTACGACGACGCCCATCCCGCGGCCGAGGCCTTCGCGGCGGAGACGGGGGCGCGCTTCGTGAACGCGTTCAGCGACCCCTTCGTCGTCGCCGGGGCGGGAACGGTGGGGGTGGAACTCTTCGACGAGTGTCCGTCCATCCGTACGGTGCTGGCGCCCGTCGGCGGGGGCGGACTGTCGGGGGGGATCGGCCTGGTCGCACGCGCGCGTGACCGCGTGCGCATGGTGGGCGTCCAGTCGGAGGAGACTGCCGCGATGCACGCCTCGCTCGCCGCCGGCCGGCTGACGTCGGCGGCGTACGGTCCGACCATCTGCGAGGGGCTCACGGGTGACACCGACGAGCGTGCGTTCCGGCTGGCGCGGCAGGTGCTGGACGAGATCGTGCTGGTCTCCGAGGCGTCCGTCCGCCGCGCCGTCCGCTGGCTGGCGGCGGAGGAGGGGATCGTGGCCGAGGGCTCGGCCGCCGTCGCCGTCGCGGCGCTGCTGGAGGGGGCGGCCGGTGAGATCGAGGGGCCGGTGGCCGCGGTGCTGAGCGGGAGCAACATCGACCCGCAGCGCCTGGCCGCGATCCTGGCCGAGGGGTGATGGGCACGATCCTGCCGTACGCGGGCGTCTGGCCACGCATCCACCCCACGGCCTTTGTCGCCCCCACCGCGGTGGTGATCGGCAACGTGACGGTGGAGGAGGAGGCCAGCGTCTGGTTCGGCGCCGTGATCCGCGGCGACGAGCCGGAGCACGAGATCCACGTCGGCGCGCGCACCAGCATCCAGGACAACGTGGTGCTGCACGTGAGCCGGCAGGGGGCCACCATCATCGGCGCGGACGTGACCGTGGGCCACGGGGCGATCCTGGAGAGCTGCGTGGTGGGCGACGGCGCGCTGATCGGGATGAACGCCGTGGTCCTGCAGCGGGCGACGGTGGGAACGCAGGCGCTGGTGGCGGCGGGCGCGGTCGTCGGATCGGGGACGGAGGTCCCGCCGCGGACACTCGCGGCGGGAACGCCGGCGAAGGTCAAGAAGGAGCTGGAGGGCGAGTCGCTGCGCTGGGTCGCGACCAGCGCCGCCCATTACGTGGAGCTTTCGCGAAGCTACCTGGCGCAGGGGATCGGCCGCATCGACGGCCGAACTGGAGATGGAACGGATGGCTGAGCTCACCCGGAGGGACGCCCCTCACGACGTGGACGCCGACCGAGGGGCCGATCGGGGCACCCACGGCGACGGCGCCGCTCCGTCCACGTCGCGGCGTTTCGCCGGGCCGCGGCGCGACGAAGACGGCGGGATGGAGGCGCTGCTGCGCACCCTCACCTCGCTCTCCGGCCCCACGGGGCAGGAAGACGAGGTGATGGCGTGGGTGCGGCGCGAGTGGGAGCCGCTGGGCGAGGTGATGCAGACGCCGGTCGGCAACCTCTTCCTCCACCTCCCCGGCCCCGGCCCGCGCGTGCTGCTGGCCGCGCACGCCGACGAGCTGTCGCTGATCGTCCGCTCGGTGACGGCCGACGGCTTCCTGCGCGTCCTCCCCGGCGAGCGCGACCAGCACTCCTTCCCCTACTTCATCGGCACGCCGCTGAAGGTGCTGGCGGACAACGGCCCGGTCCCCGGCGTCGTCGCCACGACGACGGGGCACGCGCTGACGCCGGAGCAGAAGAACCGCACCTCGCTGGCGTGGGACGACCTGTTCGTCGACGTGGGGCTGACGGCGGAGGAGTGCGCGGAGCGGGGGATCCGCGTGGGGACGAGGATGGTGTGGGACCCGCAGATCCGGAAGCTGGGGCGCCTGCTCGTGGGCAAGGCGATGGACGACCGGCTGGGCGTGGCCGTGCTGGTGGAGCTGGCGCGCCGCATCGCCTCGGCCGAGCGGCGCTTCGACGTGACCCTGGCGCTGACGGTGCAGGAGGAGATCGGGATGCTGGGCGCCAGCTCGCTCGCGCGCG
Above is a window of Longimicrobium sp. DNA encoding:
- the atpD gene encoding F0F1 ATP synthase subunit beta, whose amino-acid sequence is MAATAPETATVAPAGTNTGKVVQVIGPVIDAEFETLPDIYNALVIRQPAQDGRDAVDVTLEVQQHIGRNQVRAVAMSSTDGVVRGMEVLDTGSSITVPVGVNALGRILNVLGDPVDERGDIPTDAERWPIHRPAPRFVDLEPKTEVLETGIKVLDLLTPYVKGGKIGLFGGAGVGKTVVIMELINNIAKGHGGRSVFAGVGERTREGTDLWLEFKEGNLIKDENLAESAVALVYGQMNEPPGARLRVGLTGLTVAEYFRDVEKQDVLFFVDNIFRFTQAGSEVSALLGRMPSAVGYQPTLATEMGQLQERITSTREGSITSVQAIYVPADDLTDPAPATAFAHLDATTVLSRAISELGIYPAVDPLDSTSRILDPQYIGQRHYNVATSVQRILQRYKELQDIIAILGMDELTEEDKVIVGRARRIQRFLSQPFHVAEQFTGTPGEYVKLEDTIASFERVVAGEFDHLPEQAFYMVGGIEGAEEKARRLEAGA
- the atpH gene encoding ATP synthase F1 subunit delta, which encodes MRAEIVARNYAQTLLELAGRHGGRATVEEYGRAMELLADTLADRRVREFLSTPRVGADERKQALRAALEGRVPELFLRFVMVVVDKRRQALLPDIAAKYRDLTDELAGRVRVQVTVSHAPDDALREEITRTLTARLGKTVIPTFTVNPEILGGIVVRVGDDILDGSVRTRAAQLKRRLMSVALPREAA
- the atpG gene encoding ATP synthase F1 subunit gamma, with translation MAKARELKGRIRSVQNTRKITRTMEMVATSKLKRAQDRVAAARPYAERLADVVRRLINPELAQRYPVLRQPEETKRAAVLLLTGNRGLAGAFNANLIRQARDLLRDLRGRGVEAELHVAGKKGISFFRFMGEQLGTAVSDVGDRPGSADAERLVNGLMERFIAGELDAVYVIYAQFKSALSTPPTTLQVLPVQTPEGGDEGRTVDYILEPGADEILGQVLPLYVRNSVYRALVETTAGFYGAQRTAMKNATDNAGEMLEALTRTYNRVRQAAITQEIAEIVGGAAALE
- the atpA gene encoding F0F1 ATP synthase subunit alpha; this translates as MAADTQLRASEIKNVLLGEIERYDEALGAEQIGEVLEVKDGIARIYGLLGTMASEMLEITPSDGGAVVTALALNLEEDNIGAVVLGDWTVIQEGDQVRRTGRVLDIPVGPEFLGRVVNPLGEPVDGKGAITPSGGRRQVDIVAPGIVLRQPVKEPMQTGIKAIDALIPIGRGQRELIIGDRGTGKTAIAIDTIINQKGQGVVCVYVAIGQKNSTIAGVVSRLQEAGAMDYTIVVAASASDPAPLQYIAPYAGTALAEYFMYTKDEQGKGKATLCVYDDLSKQAVAYRQMSLVLRRPPGREAYPGDVFYLHSRLLERAAKLSDEMGGGSLTALPIIETQAGDVSAYIPTNVISITDGQIFLESNLFYSGVRPAVNVGISVSRVGGSAQIKAMKKVAGKLKGELAQYRELEAFAAFGSELDAVTQRQLARGARSVEVLKQPQYAPMPVEHQVAIIYALTNGYLDEVDVPMIKAWERDFHVYLRTQHPEILSSIREARDLTSETEGALKDAIRMYGELFADPKSPVGTEDYANNPILHETDHDRRMSEEQLQLAARPEANAASARQSY
- a CDS encoding BsuPI-related putative proteinase inhibitor, with the protein product MRSVLAFALVLLTACPASPREAQAPAPDGGGSGAGAGPLVSSLQIQPGADAVVFTLAVTNATRAPVTLEFTSGQSYDFVVGDGGREVWRWSAERMFTQALRSETLAAGETRTWREAWRPDQSLRGRELTATARLVSSSHPLARTQSFRLP
- the atpC gene encoding ATP synthase F1 subunit epsilon translates to MAAPASGAEGAGALHVSVITPEATIYEGDADQVVAPAVTGSLGILRGHAPLMALLGTGTLRIDHGREQKSYKVSGGFLQVVDNQVTVLSEHATAA
- the atpB gene encoding F0F1 ATP synthase subunit A → MIATAAVLLALVGPAQASAPATQAPVEVVAQTNAGARAEHGVEAAGYGREEGKHEGCGAGHAAPAGGEEQLDYIEHIMDSREWELPFGKVLCFPAAGTYMLGPIDMTPTKHVMFMGIAGLLTIVCLLGGARLASRAERGLTAGKRHNAIEAMVLFIRDEVVMPNIGHGGEKFAPFVCTLFFFILFCNLLGIIPWGSTATASVSVTAALAIITFVVAEIGGLIATGPKQYLGTIYVVPKGMGKVSGHMMATVLMPIELVGKFTRPFALCIRLMANMTAGHIVLLALISLIFVFGSWVVLAGPVIMAVAISFLEIFVAFLQAYIFAMLTSVFIGLARHSH
- a CDS encoding gamma carbonic anhydrase family protein, which translates into the protein MGTILPYAGVWPRIHPTAFVAPTAVVIGNVTVEEEASVWFGAVIRGDEPEHEIHVGARTSIQDNVVLHVSRQGATIIGADVTVGHGAILESCVVGDGALIGMNAVVLQRATVGTQALVAAGAVVGSGTEVPPRTLAAGTPAKVKKELEGESLRWVATSAAHYVELSRSYLAQGIGRIDGRTGDGTDG
- a CDS encoding pyridoxal-phosphate dependent enzyme, which codes for MTITPPAAGAAPPAVSGDLPLPALDDVQAAAGRLRGVVRRTPLLRSDALSDLAGTDVWLKLETLQRTGSFKVRGAYNFVAALTPAERARGLATASAGNHGAAVAFAARLLGAKATVFVPDDTPETKRRRILRSGAELRLIRGSYDDAHPAAEAFAAETGARFVNAFSDPFVVAGAGTVGVELFDECPSIRTVLAPVGGGGLSGGIGLVARARDRVRMVGVQSEETAAMHASLAAGRLTSAAYGPTICEGLTGDTDERAFRLARQVLDEIVLVSEASVRRAVRWLAAEEGIVAEGSAAVAVAALLEGAAGEIEGPVAAVLSGSNIDPQRLAAILAEG
- a CDS encoding AtpZ/AtpI family protein, whose amino-acid sequence is MAQISSGPGGKRPNPPDAAQYAGLGVTFAAGIVLFTLLGVWLDGRLGTSPWGVILGVFVGFGLSLLWIYRKLVIQPRERDEP
- the atpE gene encoding ATP synthase F0 subunit C; this encodes MMLQETVNTALNNGLLGAGIGAGVAVIGAGIGIGLIGRGATEGMARQPELAGNIQTAALILAAFVEGVALFAIVVAVLIWTKI
- the atpF gene encoding F0F1 ATP synthase subunit B, yielding MHRSIYAAVALLPASASPLLAQEEKGGLLSLHPGLSIWTLVIFLIVFAVLAKFAFPKILEAVEARERHLAELAEGAERDRAEAAALADEHRRLVDETRARVQEALNESRSTAERMRAEILEQAQRERADLIARTQAELAAERASTLEQVRRDAVDVAMAAAERLVRKNLDTADNRRLVEEYLGAVAAPAPAAAARV